Proteins encoded by one window of Manihot esculenta cultivar AM560-2 chromosome 10, M.esculenta_v8, whole genome shotgun sequence:
- the LOC110624248 gene encoding putative disease resistance protein RGA1: protein MADIVLSPVLQVIFDRLASPILQVLGDRWDLKDNFQNLQQALLMAQAVLEEAEDQHVTNKAVQTWLLKLKAAAYDAEDLLDKLAAHLKKSEAQEAHFSSFFDAKKIVFDADEVRKKLQELQTVALEGSNFNLQQGNMIAASQFDERETGCFVIESEIYGRNKDKEEIVKLLLSREETNKGNLSFIPIIGMGGLGKTTLAQLAYYDDEVTQHFDVKLWVFVSDAFDVRIIKEAIESATMEKCENLAVNVLQSKLWALLHKKRYLVVLDDVWNEDQKAWDKLKPVFVGGMDGSKIVITTRNQKVALVTSFPTYPYYLKELDEDDCWKLFKHRAFPRGEESKYPNLVPIGKEIIKKCGGIPLAVKTMSVSMRFKKQEREWLFVQNSDLWKLDVYHKEILPVMKSSYLLLPSHLKRCFAFCSILPKGYEIKKEKLIQLWMAVGLIRSDGTRKPLEDIGEEYFQDLIWKSFFHDSGDFDNGDKSGYRMHHIIHDLAQSVAGHDSIVLEKGLPSCSLTQIRHAAVVCDSKNPEIHQALCKAKRLRTLILSPGGDTTEFPDQLFATSTFLRVLDMSASGLHYLVHSIGNCLCLRYLDLSYTPIRFLPYGTVEQLPFLQTLNLCGCINLKELPIIAKMMSLRHLDITGCESLTAMSPSFDALYKNYGRSFSRAAQHEKFFNSTFEPGFSSQLHILPTIVVGGFLDLMFLGRLNLQGELKIIHLENVNTSNDTENANLMEKDNLDSLGLYWGEKHDISILNPVQEDSKPPFLKREQHHSTGSSEQHQSDANAAEEVAKGLQPHQNLKMLVVKGYPGNRFPHWMLPNLTKVDLRDCPNCNYLPVLGNLLFLKTLILHGMPSLVHIGTEFYGEASGQLFPSLEELVLSDFLNLQEWLDPDGKDAFPKLSKLIVKKCPKLISMPLLASLEHLEIRKCSAVLFNSIKSASSLTVLAIEDVAEFSPSSEGIFVNNPLLSSLEIIACPGLCFLPSELGNLNALKSLKIHRCEELSSFQQGFQHFKALESLEICHCHCISIPEGIGSISSLRSLCIDNCDNLTSLPLSLKNLTCLEHLTIMNCRNLVSLPEDMHRLSALQSLTILSCSQVLSLPEELQHITTMH, encoded by the coding sequence ATGGCAGACATAGTCCTTTCTCCAGTCCTACAGGTGATCTTCGACAGATTAGCATCTCCAATCCTGCAAGTACTTGGCGACAGATGGGATCTCAAAGATAACTTCCAGAATCTACAGCAAGCCTTATTAATGGCACAAGCAGTTCTTGAGGAGGCTGAAGACCAACATGTCACCAATAAAGCTGTCCAAACTTGGCTGTTGAAACTTAAGGCTGCAGCTTATGATGCTGAAGACTTGCTTGACAAGCTTGCAGCACATCTGAAGAAATCTGAAGCACAGGAAGCACATTTTTCCAGCTTCTTTGATGCAAAAAAGATTGTATTTGATGCAGATGAGGTGAGAAAGAAGCTTCAGGAATTGCAAACTGTAGCACTAGAGGGTTCTAACTTCAATCTTCAACAGGGTAATATGATAGCAGCTAGTCAATTTGATGAGAGGGAAACAGGCTGTTTTGTTATTGAATCAGAAATCTATGGAAGAAACAAGGATAAGGAGGAGATAGTAAAACTGTTATTGTCACGTGAAGAAACCAACAAAGGAAATTTGTCCTTCATTCCGATCATCGGTATGGGAGGACTAGGCAAGACAACTCTTGCTCAGTTAGCGTATTACGATGATGAGGTGACACAACATTTTGATGTTAAACTATGGGTTTTTGTTTCTGATGCTTTTGATGTAAGGATAATAAAGGAAGCAATTGAGTCTGCAACAATGGAAAAATGTGAAAATTTGGCGGTAAATGTGCTTCAGTCCAAGCTCTGGGCATTGCTGCACAAGAAAAGGTACTTAGTTGTGTTGGATGATGTTTGGAATGAAGATCAGAAGGCATGGGACAAACTAAAACCTGTATTCGTGGGTGGCATGGATGGGAGTAAAATAGTTATCACTACCCGAAACCAAAAAGTTGCACTTGTAACAAGCTTCCCAACTTATCCATACTATTTGAAAGAACTGGACGAGGATGATTGCTGGAAGTTGTTCAAGCATCGAGCTTTCCCACGAGGAGAAGAAAGTAAGTATCCGAACCTTGTACCAATAGGAAAAGAGATCATTAAAAAATGTGGAGGTATTCCATTAGCAGTGAAAACTATGAGTGTTTCGATGCGCTTTAAGAAACAGGAAAGAGAGTGGTTATTTGTTCAAAACAGTGATCTATGGAAATTAGATGTATACCATAAAGAAATTTTACCTGTAATGAAATCCAGCTACCTTCTTTTACCATCTCACCTCAAACGCTGCTTTGCTTTCTGCTCAATTCTCCCCAAAGGATATGAAATCAAGAAGGAGAAACTAATCCAATTGTGGATGGCAGTAGGGTTAATTCGATCTGATGGAACAAGAAAACCGCTGGAGGACATTGGCGAAGAGTACTTCCAGGACTTAATATGGAAGTCTTTCTTCCATGATTCAGGAGATTTTGACAATGGTGACAAAAGTGGATACAGAATGCACCATATCATTCACGACCTTGCACAATCTGTTGCAGGACATGATTCTATTGTTCTAGAGAAAGGTCTTCCATCATGTAGTCTTACTCAAATTCGTCATGCTGCTGTGGTTTGTGATTCTAAGAATCCTGAAATCCATCAAGCTTTGTGCAAGGCAAAACGTTTGCGAACTCTCATACTGTCTCCTGGAGGTGACACCACAGAGTTTCCTGATCAATTGTTTGCAACTTCCACATTTTTGCGCGTGCTAGATATGAGTGCATCTGGCCTTCATTACCTAGTCCACTCCATTGGTAACTGCCTGTGCTTGAGATATCTTGACCTTTCATACACACCAATCAGGTTCTTGCCTTACGGTACAGTCGAACAACTGCCATTTTTGCAAACTTTGAATCTTTGTGGTTGCATTAACCTCAAGGAATTGCCTATTATTGCAAAAATGATGAGCCTAAGACATCTCGATATAACTGGATGCGAATCACTGACTGCCATGTCGCCTTCTTTTGATGCACTGTATAAAAATTACGGACGTTCCTTCAGTAGGGCAGCCCAACATGAGAAATTCTTTAACTCAACATTTGAGCCTGGATTCTCTTCTCAGCTACATATATTGCCAACAATTGTAGTTGGTGGTTTTCTAGACCTCATGTTTCTAGGAAGGTTAAACCTTCAAGGTGAGTTAAAGATCATACATTTGGAGAACGTCAATACTTCAAATGATACAGAGAATGCCAATTTGATGGAGAAAGACAACCTTGATTCTTTAGGACTATACTGGGGGGAGAAACATGACATATCCATCCTAAATCCAGTGCAGGAGGATTCAAAACCTCCATTCTTGAAAAGAGAACAGCATCATTCAACTGGATCATCAGAACAGCACCAAAGTGATGCTAATGCAGCAGAAGAAGTTGCCAAAGGCCTCCAACCACACCAAAATTTGAAGATGTTAGTTGTGAAAGGGTATCCAGGAAATAGATTTCCACATTGGATGCTGCCGAATCTAACCAAGGTTGATTTGAGAGATTGCCCGAATTGCAATTATCTTCCTGTCCTAGGGAATCTTTTGTTTCTAAAGACTCTCATCCTGCATGGAATGCCTTCTCTGGTGCATATTGGGACAGAGTTCTATGGTGAAGCCAGTGGGCAACTGTTCCCTTCACTTGAAGAACTTGTTCTCAGTGATTTCCTTAATCTGCAAGAATGGCTTGATCCAGATGGAAAAGATGCCTTCCCTAAGCTGAGCAAATTAATTGTCAAGAAATGTCCCAAGCTGATTTCAATGCCATTACTTGCCTCTCTTGAACACTTGGAAATACGGAAGTGTAGTGCAGTTCTGTTTAATTCCATAAAGAGCGCATCCTCTCTTACAGTTCTTGCCATTGAGGATGTAGCAGAGTTTTCGCCATCATCAGAAGGGATCTTTGTGAACAATCCTCTCCTTTCTTCTTTGGAGATAATAGCTTGCCCAGGGCTTTGTTTTCTGCCATCAGAGTTGGGAAACCTCAATGCTCTCAAGTCATTGAAAATTCATAGGTGTGAAGAGCTCTCCTCTTTCCAACAAGGTTTCCAGCACTTCAAGGCTTTAGAAAGTTTAGAAATTTGTCACTGCCACTGTATTTCTATACCAGAGGGGATTGGAAGTATCAGTTCCCTCAGAAGTTTATGCATAGACAATTGTGACAATTTGACATCATTACCTTTGAGTTTGAAGAATCTCACATGTCTTGAGCACTTGACCATCATGAACTGTCGAAATCTCGTGTCTTTGCCAGAGGACATGCATCGACTTTCTGCTCTTCAAAGTTTGACCATCTTAAGCTGTTCCCAGGTTTTGTCTCTGCCTGAAGAGTTGCAGCATATCACAACAATGCATTGA
- the LOC110623948 gene encoding putative disease resistance protein RGA3, whose translation MADIVLSPVLQVVFDRLASPVLQKAADIWGLKDNFQNLQNALLMAQAVLEDAEDQQETNKAVRIWLSKLKDAAYHAEDLLDEIASHITMSERVGNNWVFSFIGKNELVYAEKLRFMLQELENSAVEGSKFHLRQGIVQSNRRETGPFIIESEIYGRKEDKEKIVKLLLSNDGNVCFIPIVGIGGLGKTTLAQLVHNDEEVTRHFDVKIWVFVSDDFDVKRIMKAIIESATMDKCDSFAMNVLQSKIWALLHKKRYLIVLDDVWIEDYEEWDKLEPIFRVGIDGSKIIVTTRSRKVAFMTTFPTNPYYLKGLAEEDCWKLFKSRAFLQGEEGKYPNLLEIGKKIIKKCGGVPLAAKTLGSLMRFKREEREWLFVQNSELWDLDIHHTGILPALRLSYFHLPSHLKRCFTFCSIFPKRYEIKKDKLIRMWMAEGLIQSDGARKRPEDIGEDYFQDLLWMSFFQGAGDADGSGTSGYKMLDIIHDLAKFVAGKESVIVDQGLTSNNLAQTRHASVIIDFRSPQIPEALYEAEHLRTLILFPGGNTRDDGSKVFYNFPFLRVLDVNASAFELYGFGRLLCLRYVDLSYASIITLDFKIEELPFLQTLNLYSCYNLKELPNIAKMLSLRHLNVTRCESLFTMSISFAKIYQQFGCSSSSSDKYEKIFYLSYIPGQSNQLQTLPTIVVGGFLDLIFLGQLNLHGELTIRHLENVLSSDDARSANLVRKDNLESLGLCWGNNADESD comes from the coding sequence ATGGCGGACATAGTTTTATCTCCAGTTCTGCAGGTGGTTTTTGATAGACTAGCTTCCCCAGTTCTACAAAAGGCTGCTGATATTTGGGGTCTCAAGGATAACTTCCAGAACCTGCAAAATGCGTTGTTAATGGCACAAGCTGTTCTTGAAGATGCAGAAGACCAACAAGAAACCAATAAGGCTGTCAGAATTTGGTTGTCAAAGCTTAAGGATGCAGCTTATCATGCTGAGGACCTGCTTGATGAAATCGCATCTCATATAACCATGTCTGAAAGAGTGGGAAACAATTGGGTTTTCAGCTTCATCGGAAAAAACGAATTGGTGTATGCAGAAAAACTGAGATTCATGCTTCAAGAACTAGAAAATTCTGCGGTGGAGGGTTCAAAATTCCATTTAAGACAGGGCATTGTGCAATCTAATAGAAGAGAAACAGGCCCTTTTATTATTGAATCAGAAATCTATGGAAGGAAGGAAGATAAGGAGAAGATTGTCAAACTTCTATTGTCCAATGATGGGAATGTATGCTTTATTCCGATTGTTGGAATAGGAGGACTAGGTAAAACAACTCTTGCTCAGTTAGTACATAATGATGAGGAGGTAACAAGACATTTTGATGTTAAGATATGGGTTTTTGTATCTGATGATTTTGATGTGAAAAGGATAATGAAGGCAATAATTGAGTCTGCAACTATGGATAAATGTGACAGTTTTGCAATGAATGTACTTCAGTCTAAGATCTGGGCATTATTGCACAAAAAGAGGTACTTAATTGTGTTGGATGATGTTTGGATTGAAGATTATGAAGAGTGGGACAAGCTAGAACCCATCTTCAGGGTTGGCATTGATGGGAGTAAAATCATTGTCACTACCCGCAGTAGAAAAGTGGCATTCATGACGACCTTCCCAACTAATCCATATTATTTGAAAGGTTTGGCTGAGGAAGATTGCTGGAAGTTGTTCAAAAGTCGAGCTTTTCTACAAGGGGAGGAAGGTAAGTATCCAAACCTCTTAGAAATTGGAAAGAAGATTATCAAGAAATGTGGGGGTGTACCATTAGCAGCAAAAACTTTGGGAAGTTTGATGCGCttcaaaagagaagaaagagaatGGTTGTTCGTCCAGAACAGTGAACTTTGGGATTTGGACATACATCACACTGGAATTTTACCTGCCTTGAGATTGAGTTACTTTCATTTACCATCACACCTTAAACGCTGCTTTACCTTCTGCTCAATCTTCCCTAAAAGATATGAAATCAAGAAAGACAAGTTAATCCGAATGTGGATGGCAGAAGGATTAATCCAATCAGATGGAGCTAGAAAACGTCCAGAGGACATTGGAGAGGACTACTTCCAAGATTTATTGTGGATGTCCTTCTTTCAGGGTGCAGGAGATGCTGATGGTAGTGGCACAAGTGGATACAAAATGCTTGATATTATTCATGATCTTGCAAAATTTGTTGCTGGGAAAGAGTCTGTTATAGTAGACCAAGGCCTTACATCAAATAATCTTGCACAAACTCGCCATGCATCTGTAATCATTGATTTTAGGTCTCCCCAGATTCCTGAAGCTTTATATGAAGCAGAACATTTGCGGACTCTCATATTGTTTCCAGGAGGCAACACCAGAGACGATGGTAGTAAGGTGTTCTATAATTTTCCATTTTTGAGGGTTTTAGATGTTAATGCCTCTGCCTTTGAGCTTTATGGATTTGGTCGCTTGCTTTGTTTGAGATACGTTGATCTGTCTTACGCATCTATCATCACCTTGGATTTTAAGATTGAAGAACTGCCATTTTTGCAAACTCTCAATTTATATAGTTGCTATAATCTTAAGGAATTGCCTAACATTGCAAAGATGCTGAGCTTAAGACATCTTAATGTAACTAGATGTGAATCACTGTTCACAATGTCAATTAGTTTTGCTAAAATTTATCAACAGTTTGGATGCTCCTCCAGCAGCAgtgataaatatgaaaaaatcttCTATTTGAGCTATATACCTGGACAGTCTAATCAGCTCCAGACACTGCCAACAATTGTGGTTGGTGGTTTTCTAGACCTTATATTTCTAGGACAGCTAAATCTTCATGGTGAGCTAACAATCAGACATTTGGAGAATGTGCTTAGTTCAGATGATGCAAGAAGTGCCAATTTGGTTAGGAAAGACAACCTCGAGTCCTTGGGGCTCTGCTGGGGAAATAATGCTGATGAGTCAGACTAA